One window of Acropora palmata chromosome 1, jaAcrPala1.3, whole genome shotgun sequence genomic DNA carries:
- the LOC141893631 gene encoding uncharacterized protein LOC141893631, with product MKTSLFVLVAIFVVAVLSSLADAIHGPEESLTMRNFNADFQPSVNRMLAMLKNASLESHGFTKEVITSDRRDSKTNNETFEKTFFYFQVVPCSQASEVVQKLQTLMPVAVPVKLAQKTSSEMKVRKLTTMKQCKVGLEIHFHKGSESSNKKKEPRLRRSSYSWCCCCIETEAS from the exons ATGAAGACTTCCTTATTTGTTttggttgccatttttgtggtGGCTGTACTCTCATCTTTGGCAG atgCGATACATGGACCTGAGGAATCGCTGACGATGAGGAATTTCAACGCAGACTTCCAACCCTCGGTAAACCGAATGCTGGCCATGTTAAAGAATGCAAGCCTTGAAAGCCATGGATTCACAAAGGAGGTCATAACTTCAGATCGACGCGACTCCAAGACTAACAACGAGACGTTTGAGAAAACGTTCTTCTACTTCCAGGTCGTGCCTTGCTCGCAGGCGTCTGAAGTTGTCCAAAAATTGCAGACTTTGATGCCAG TTGCCGTTCCGGTGAAGCTGGCACAAAAGACCTCCAGCGAGATGAAAGTGAGAAAATTGACCACTATGAAGCAATGCAAAGTTGGATTAGAGATCCATTTCCATAAAGGGAGCGAATCCtccaacaaaaagaaagaaccaCGTTTGCGAAGGTCCTCGTATTCATGGTGCTGTTGCTGTATTGAGACCGAAGCATCTTGA